In Aquila chrysaetos chrysaetos chromosome 17, bAquChr1.4, whole genome shotgun sequence, one genomic interval encodes:
- the NDUFA6 gene encoding NADH dehydrogenase [ubiquinone] 1 alpha subcomplex subunit 6, with protein sequence MAVAGKGAVSAAVKPIFSRDLGEAKRRVRELYRAWYREVPNAVHLYQLDITVKQGRNKVREMFMKNAHVTDPRVIDMLVIKGKMDLQETIQVWKQRTHIMRYFHETETPRPKDFLSKFYAGHDP encoded by the exons ATGGCGGTAGCGGGCAAAGGAGCGGTGTCTGCCGCAGTGAAGCCGATCTTCAGCCGGGACCTGGGCGAGGCGAAGCGGCGCGTGAGGGAGCTGTACCGGGCCTGGTACCGGGAGGTGCCCAACGCGG TACACCTATACCAGCTGGACATCACGGTGAAACAGGGGCGCAACAAGGTGCGGGAGATGTTCATGAAGAACGCCCACGTTACAGATCCACGGGTGATAGACATGCTGGTTATTAAG GGAAAAATGGATCTTCAAGAAACCATTCAGGTATGGAAGCAGAGGACACACATCATGAGGTATTTCCATGAGACGGAGACCCCACGACCTAAAGACTTTCTGTCCAAATTCTATGCGGGCCACGATCCCTGA